In Oxalobacteraceae bacterium OTU3CINTB1, the sequence CCTTGGGCGTGGCGGTGGCGATCTTGGCCAGCGCGCTGGTGGCGGCCGCCGCCAGGCCCTCGTCGCCCTGGCGGCGCACCCAGCGCGCGCCCAGCACCAGCGCCTCCAGTTCGTCCGGGCCGAACATCAGCGGCGGCAGGAAGCTGCCGGCTTTCAGCATGTAGCCGACGCCGGCTTCGCCCTGCAGCGGCGCGCCCAGGCTCGACAGGGTTTGGATGTCGCGGTAGATCGTGCGTTCGGAGACGCCCAGCTGTTCGGCCAGGCGGGCGGCGGTGACGGGACGGCGGTAGCCGCGCATCGCGTCCATCAGCAGGAAAAGTCGGCCGGATCGGCTCATGTTTTAGTCGTGGTCGAGCAGGAAGTTGCGCGGTGGCGCGTCCAGTGCGTGGTTGTCGGTGGCCGTTTCATCCTTGAGCGCGACGCCGGACAATTGCCGTTTGCGCGCTTCGGACAACAGATAGTGAAGCTTGAACGCTGCGTCGTCGTAGGTCAAGCCCGCCGGGCGCACATTCGAGATGCAATTGCGGCTGGCGTCGGTCAAGCCGGTCTTCGGCGCCCACGTCAGGTACAGGCCCATGCTGTCCGGCGAGCTCAGGCCGGGCCGCTCGCCGATCAGCACGACCACCGCGCGCGCGCCAAGCAGCTCGCCCACCTCGTCGCCGACCGCCACCCGGCCCTGGCCGACGATGGCCGGCGGCGCCAGCGACCAGCCGTCATCGGCCAGCCGCGCCGTCAGGATCTTGATGAAGGGGACGGCGTTTTGCTCGATGGCCAGGGCGGACAGGCCGTCGGCGATGACGAGCGCCAGGTCATAGGCGCCGGGTTCGGCGGCGCGTCGCTGCAACAAGGCCCCGCGCGAGGCGTCGTCGAGGCGGCGGCCAAGGTCCGGGCGTTGCAGATAGATGTCGCGGCTGGCCGCCGCGCTGTGTAGCGGCAGGCAGCGCAGGCCGCAGGCGGCCAGCAGCGCCTCGCCCAGCGCAGCCTGGTCCAGCGCCAGGTGGACCGCGTCGCGGGCGCGCGCGTGCGCCAGCTGGAACGCCAGCTGCGGCGCCGTCGGCTGGCTCACGCCACTGCGGCCCAGCGCGATGCGCGCGGCCGTGAAGCGCCGCAGCGACTGCCAGGGGTTGGCGGTCACCACGCCGTTGCCGTAGTCTTCCGCAGCCGGCTGGCCGACAATGATGTTGCTCTCGGCATCGTCCATAAAATTCCTCTGCTTTACGTCAAACTCGCCAACGCGCGCTGGAACGCCACCGGCATGCCGTTGCCCAATGTGGCGCGCTCGTCGTCGGTGAAGATGTGCATCGCCTTCAGCCACGCCTCGAATTCCGGCGCGGTCTTCAGCCCCAGCGCGCGGCGCGCGTACAAGGCGTCGTGGAAGGACGTGGTTTGATAGTTGAGCATGATATCGTCCGAGCCCGGTATGCCCATGACGAAGGTGCAGCCGGCCGCGCCAAGCAGGGTCAGCAGCATGTCCATGTCGTCCTGGTCGGCTTCGGCGTGGTTGGTGTAGCAGACGTCGCAACCCATCGGCAGGCCCAGCAGCTTGGCGCAGAAGTGGTCCTCCAGCCCGGCGCGGATGATCTGCTTGCCGTCGTACAGATACTCGGGGCCGATGAAGCCGACCACCGAGTTCACCAGCAGCGGCTGGAACTTGCGCGCGACCGCGTAGGCGCGCGTTTCGCAGGTTTGCTGGTCGACGCCGTGGTGGGCGTTGGCCGACAGCGCGCTGCCCTGCCCCGTTTCAAAATACATGACGTTGTTGCCGACTGTGCCCCGTTGCAGCGACAGCGCGGCGTGGCGCGCCTCGTCGAGCAGCGCGAGGTTGATGCCGAAGCTGGCGTTGGCCGCCTCGGTGCCGGCGATCGACTGGAACACCAGGTCGACCGGGGCGCCGCGCTCGATGGCGGCGATGGTGTTGGTGACGTGGGTGAGCACGCACGATTGGGTCGGGATGCCGTAGCGGGCGATGATTTCGTCTAGCATGGTGACGATCTTGATCACCTGCGGCACGTTGTCGGTGGCGGGGTTGATGCCGATGACGGCGTCGCCGCTGCCGTACAACAGGCCGTC encodes:
- a CDS encoding ethanolamine ammonia-lyase subunit EutB, with the translated sequence MSSFSHTVGIKTYQFRDLKDLMAKATPARSGDYLAGLAAASAEERVAAQMALAGLPLTLFLNELVIPYEQDEVTRLIIDDHDQAAFTRIAHLTVGDFRNWLLGDAADEATLTAVSPGITPEMAAAVSKIMRVQDLILVAKKCRVVTRFRNTIGLAGRMATRLQPNHPTDDATGIAASMLDGLLYGSGDAVIGINPATDNVPQVIKIVTMLDEIIARYGIPTQSCVLTHVTNTIAAIERGAPVDLVFQSIAGTEAANASFGINLALLDEARHAALSLQRGTVGNNVMYFETGQGSALSANAHHGVDQQTCETRAYAVARKFQPLLVNSVVGFIGPEYLYDGKQIIRAGLEDHFCAKLLGLPMGCDVCYTNHAEADQDDMDMLLTLLGAAGCTFVMGIPGSDDIMLNYQTTSFHDALYARRALGLKTAPEFEAWLKAMHIFTDDERATLGNGMPVAFQRALASLT
- the eutC gene encoding ethanolamine ammonia-lyase subunit EutC, coding for MDDAESNIIVGQPAAEDYGNGVVTANPWQSLRRFTAARIALGRSGVSQPTAPQLAFQLAHARARDAVHLALDQAALGEALLAACGLRCLPLHSAAASRDIYLQRPDLGRRLDDASRGALLQRRAAEPGAYDLALVIADGLSALAIEQNAVPFIKILTARLADDGWSLAPPAIVGQGRVAVGDEVGELLGARAVVVLIGERPGLSSPDSMGLYLTWAPKTGLTDASRNCISNVRPAGLTYDDAAFKLHYLLSEARKRQLSGVALKDETATDNHALDAPPRNFLLDHD